CCCCTTTGCCCAGGTTATCCAGTTGCCTGAAGCCTAGGTTGCCGGAGGGGTCGATGTATTGCATGGGGTTGTTGTAGGCATAGGTGTACAGGTTCAGGGTCAGGGGGTTGCTTATGTCTCCTTCATAGGGATCCTTGTTGATGAAACGGCCGGTGACCGGGTCGTAATATCTGGCCCGGAGGTAATAGAATCCTGTTTCCGGGTCGTAGATTTCTCCCGCGTATTTGAATGAGTTGCTGATGTTCTCAACCTGGCTGAGGATGTTGCCCCATTCGTCGTAGCTATAGTTGTTGACTATGTTGCCGGCGGTGTCTGCTATTTGAATTACATCGCCATGGCCGTTGTATAGGTAGTAGTATTTGTTGCCGTCGGCTGCTTTTTTCATTAGCAGCCGGTCGGGTCCCCAGACGTAATTGGCGGTCAGGTTGTTGGAGGCGTCGGATTCGGCGACGACCTGGCCGGCGTTGTTGTAGTGATAACGAATGGTTTCCGACATGGTGACTTTTTTGGTCCTTAAGCCCGTCGGGCCGTATTGGAACGCCGCCGACGAGTTGGTTCCGGCCAGCACCATGGTCAGTTGATTCCATTCGTTAAAAGTGTAGTCAGTGTCTTCCGGGTTAACGGTTACCGCGCTGTTTTGGGCCGTTGCGCGGTTGCCGCGTACGTCGTAGGTATATTTGATTGTTTGGCCGTCCGGGCGGCGTATTTCTTTCAAACGGTCCAGTTTGTCGTAAATATAGCTTGTCGTTCCCGCTGCATCGGTTATTGCTGTGATGTTGCCGTTGCTGTCATAGGCATATTGGTATTCCGACAGCACTTGGGCGCCTTTGCTGTTGGTTATCTTTGTCAGACGGTTCAGACCGTTATAGTAGTAGCTGGTTTTTAAGTAAGTCCCGTCCTGCAGCTTCGGGTAAGTGACACTGCGCAGGGTGCCGTTTGGGTAGTATGCATATCTGGCGTTTGCTTCGTCCGAGGTGTTGATAGCGGCGCTGCCGTTGGTCTGCACTCTCACCGGACGGTTTTTGTCGTATCCGTATTGGGTGACGTGTGAAAAAGGGTCTTGGACGCCGATTTGCTTGCCTGCTTTGTCATAGACGTATGCGGTTTCGTGTGCGTATATTTCGTTGTAGAGTATGGAATAGCTTATTTGTCCTTTGGCGTTGTAGCCAAAACCCTGCAGGCGAATTAAGCCGACGTTGTTAAACTGTTCAATCCACGAGACGCCCAGCGGGTTGTAGTAGGTATAGGCAAAGGATAATGCCGGGCCGCTTTTGGTGATCTCGCGCTTTTGGGCGTCGTAGGTGTAGCGGAATGTGTTTTGGTTGGGATCCTTTCTTTGTTCCAGCAGCCCCAGGCCGTTGGGTACGTATTGTTCCGCCAGAGAGGTTGGGGTGATCTTCTTGGTTAGCCTAGCCAGTTCGTCGTATTCTCTGGCGGTAGTCCATGTCTTGGTTCCGTCGGTTTGTTTGACGCTTTTTAGTTCGTCCAGGACGGTATATGCGTATTCCGTGGTCTGGTTTAACGGGTCGGTTATTTGATATAGCCGGTCGAGTTGATCATAGGTGTATGTTGTTGTATCTCCGTTGGGGTTGGTATAGGTGCGCACATTACCCGCAATGTCGTAGGTGTAGCTTTCCGAGATGGCTCCCGTCGTATTGGGCCAGGTTTCGAAAGCACGCTGTGCTGTTACCTCTCCCCATTGGTCCAGATTGGTTTCTATTACGTTTTGTTTGCTGCCGGCGCCGTTGGCTATGAAATAGTCGGTATATTTCCGTGCGATCAAGTCATAGTCGGTCCGGTAGGTGTTGCCAAAGGGGTCTACTGTGATATAGTGTTCTCCCCATGGGTTATAGGCATAGGTGCTGCTGTTCCCTTCGGCGTCTACAAAGTAGTTGGGGCGGGCCAGGCTATCGAAATGGTACTGGCTTTGTGGCACCCATACCTCCGATACCCACAATGTCTGAAGGCGCAGGTTGCCGAATCCATCGTAGAAGCTGTGACGTGCATCATAATAGTATTCCTCCCCGGTGGCCGGATCTTTATAGTAAGTATAGGAGAATACCGCTGTGGTATACAGGTTCTGGTTAAAGGCGTCAAAGCTATTGGTAGTGCCATTATAGTATTCAAAGTTCTGTTCTACTTCAAACTCGTCTCCATCAACAGTAGTGTAATTCGGTAATTTAACGGATGTTATCCGGGCCAGATTGTCGTAGGTATAGGTGGTGGTGTTGCCATCGTTGTCTGTTTCGGTTTCAAGCAGCCCCAACAGCAAGGCATAGGTTTTGGTTGTTTTTGTTTCTTTGCTGCTTCCGTTTGCACCGGTGTAATATTCTTTGATGATAGTGGGGTAGGCATAATTGGTTTCGGGCCCGTATATTTTGATTGTCCTGGCTGTCTTGCCGTTTTCCAGACCTTTGGTGATGGTTACTTGTTCTCCGCCAGCGGTATTGGCATATGCGTAATTGGTGGTTTCACCTTTCGGGTTGGTTGCGGTCTCAATTCTCCCCAGGCTGTCATAAGCGTACTGTTCCATTAACCTGGTTGAATTGTTTTGGTACCATTTCCTTTCCGTCAGGGCTTTATATGTCGGGTGATACTGATAAGTGGTGGTGTATAAAGCCTTAACCGAAGTGTTGTTCAGCTGCTCCAGGGTCAGGGGTTTGGTTTCGCTACTTAGCCCGCCCCATTCGTTATATATTTGGTCGATATAGAGTTTATTGGCAGTTCCCCCGCTGGAGTACTCGGCAATTTCCGTTCTTGTCGGTTTAAATTTAAAATTCGCATCGAAAGATTGATGGGAGATGATTTTCTTTTCTCCGTTGTTTGCAGTTATTTCCGTGTTAATTTGCTGTTTTTTTCCGTTAAACACAGTTTTGCTTTTTAGACCGGTATCAGCAACGGTGGCTTCGGAGCTAAATCGGTAGCTTTCGGGTAATTCTTCATCCATGTCATAATCCGGATATCCGGTATAATCGTTAACATATTGATAATTAATCCGGTTAATATAGCTGTTTTCGGGCACATATAACGTTTGGGTAGTAGGATCGTAGCAGTATTCTTGATCGTATCGCGATCCCACCCGGTACCCTTGATAGGCGCCATCAGGGCCCAGGTTTCGCAGTACCAGCTCTTGATTAACATATGTGCTTTTTAGGTGCGGATACCATATATTGCTTAGCCAAGCAACGTGTGTAGAGGCCGTGGCTCCGGATAAGTTTTTGCTATTATATAAAAATTTTGTTTCGAGAAAATCATAGGCATAGCTGGTTTGGAATCCTTCCGGGTCTGTGTAACCGCTGAGTCTGACGTCGCGCCAGGCTAAATTACCGTCATGAATAATATCTATCCCTGCCTTATTATATTGAATAGACAGGCTTTTACTATTGAACGGGTCCTGTACCGTAACGAAGATTTTTTCGGACGTGCTGTTTTCAATGGTGTTTTCATATGTGAAATTAATGGTTCTGCCGATACTGTCTATAATTTGTGCAATAAATGGATAATTGTCGCCATTTATTGCGCGGTTGATATGGGTGAATCTGATCTCATTGCCAAACCGGTCTTTGACTCCGATTAGTCTGCCGTCTGAGGCAAAATATGTTTCTCGCCGGTCTGAGCCGATAAAGATATATTTGGAAGATACTTGACCGTTGCTGTAGGAATTGTTGTCGTCTTCAATAAACTCAACGTCTTTGCCCTGGTAGTTCTCCAGGTTGCTGTCCGTTGTATCCAGGGTAATGTGAGCCCGGTAGACGGCTCCTGTTCCATCATGGAAGAATAGTTCCTTTATTCCGTTATTGTCTTCGATTTCCACGGACGGAAACGCCAGCGACCAACCGGCCCCCAAATCATATCTGGATCTCAGATAATTATACTTGTCAGGGTAATTACTGGTGGTAACGGTATAGTAGGTGCAATAAGTTTGTATCAGATCGTAATAAAGTGTATAGCTATAATAAATGTTATACGGATCAGACGTATCGTTTAGCCAGCGTTCCCCTTCGGCAATAGCTGCAAAATTATTGCTATAGGGACCGCTTGTTTTAGTCCACCATTTGCCGGAGGTTAAATTATAGGTTAAAATATCCACATAAAAATAATAATCGTAGTCTACCCCATAGCCGGTCGTTGATGTTACGCTTACTCGTTTGGTTCCAATTTCAGCCTGGGAAGAGTTGTAGATGCGCGCAATGGAGAGATCCAATCCGTCCTTGCCGGGCAAGCTTATATCCGTTTCTTTAATGGTCAACGAACCGGTCATCGGGTCAATAATTTCTTTTGTTTCATTACGGTCCGCCATTGCTTGCTTTTTTACTTCGTTAACTTGTTGCGGTGTTATCAGCCCGTTAATAACTCCTTGCAATTGCTCAATATTTACATCGGCGTATGCTGCTTTAATGGGAACCATGAAAATTAGCATGCTAAGTAGAATGGTTCTTATATATTTTAAAATTAATTGATTGGTCAAATTAACCCGACCTCCTTACCTGTGTCTTTCTTCCTGATATCCTTTTATCAATTCTTTTACCGGGATATCGGTTTTTTGGGAAAGCATTTCCATCTTTTGAATTATTTCATCGGAAATTTCTTCCGTGTCTTGCTGGGTGAGGCCATACTTATCTATTTTTTCTTTGGAAACATTCGTTACGGGCTTTTGATTCTTGATGATATTTGTTAGTCCGCCTTCCCCATCTTGCTCGTACGTTTTAATCAATTCTTGCATTGTCGGCGCAATATGCTTATCGTACATGGCCATTAAGGTAAATTGTTCTTCCAGGGATAATCCCCGGGCTTGCAATTGCTCATATTCTTCCGGGTGCTTTTCTTTAAGCTTGGCTAAATATTTTTCCGCTCTTTCCATAAGCAGGCTTTTTTCTACTTGCTCCCAACTTTGGTTTTTCCCTTTTTTCAGCGCTAATAGTTTTTGCGGGTCTTCATCAAGCCTGTTGGCTAATTCGTCTAATTTGAAAATATCCGCTATTGAATGACCTTCCTTTATTAGTTCTTCCATTTCATCTTTCCCAATATGGTACTTGTCATTTTTGAAAGCATCTCCCTCTTCCAAGGATACTCTTTCCCCCTGATAGATCATTCCCTCGTTATCATTGTTTTCCACAATAATAGCCTCAGGAGGATCAATATTTAAATTAGCACTGTGGGCCAAAGAATTGTTAGTCGGCCGATTATCGAAGGCGCTCTCTAAAAATTGGGCGTCTGATTGAGCATTGGATAGATCTTTTTTATCCGTAGATTTACCAATGGTCTGTTCCATATGTTGCTGGTTAACAAACCAGTCTTTTATCTGCATAGGATCACCGGCAAACCCTGTGGATATAAAACCTGCTCCCGATAGTAAAAAACTTACGCATAAAATAACGGCTATTGTTTTTTTATTCTTCATTCTTTATTCCTCCTCGCAAGGTATGATACAGCAAAGATAACCTTTATGTTATTGTATCAGCATCCGGCGGATTAAATTTCCATTGTTATCATATTGGTAGTCGATGGTTTGTCCCACTGGCGTAATAATATAATCCAAACAGTTGTTATCGTCATATTGATACTGATGCAAATCGGATAACTCAAGACCAAATTCTTGAACAATATTTAAATGTCCACTGACGCCAGAACCGCCGATGGCGTATATTTTTCCATTAACCGACGTCGCCGCCAAGTCCCCCCTCGGTATAAGCATACTTGCTTTTGCCGTCCAGGTATTTGCGGCCGGATCATATTCCTCCACTGTATTTAGACGCCCGCCGCCATAACCGCCGATGGCATATATCTTCCCGCTTACCACCGCCGTGGCCAGTGCTGTTCTTGGGTTGTACATGCTCGCTTTGATAGTCCAGGTATCTGTGGCGGGGTTATATTCTTCCACTGTATTTAAACGCCCGCTGCTGCCAGAACCGCCTATAACGTAAATCTTTCCGTTTACTGCTGCCGCTGTTAAATGACTTTTCGTTGCAGGCATATTTGCCTTTGCTGTCCAGGTGTCTGTGGCGGGGTCATATTCTTCCACCGTGTTTAAAAAACTCCCGTCAAAACCAACACCGCCCATGACATAGATCTTTCCATTTACAGCCGCCGCCGCAAGATACGCTCTTGGCGTTGGCATGTTTGTTTTTAAGCTCCAGGTATTCGTGGCGGGGTTATATTGCTGAACATTACTGTATACAGATCCGTCGGCGGCGCCGCCGATAGCGTAGATCTTACCGTTTACTGCCGCCGTGGCCAGTGCTTCTATGGGTATCGGCATGTTCGCTTTGGTTGTCCAGGTATCTGCCGCGGGGTCGTACGCTTCTACTCTGTTGCATATCCCGCCGCTGTCGGAACCGCCTATGGCGTAGATTTTTTGATTTGCTTCTACCGCCGCCAGGCTGTGTCTTGCTGTGGGCATACCGCTCCTGGCGGCCCAAATCTCTCCGGAATACAAGCTGTACCCGCCGTCGTCCCGCATTGTTTCATTGGTTAAAGAGGTTATGTTTGTGTCGTACACTGATTCGGCGACGGAAAGATCGTTATGCGATGCATACACCGACTCACTGACTGAAAGAGACCGAGCGTTTTTACTTATCAATTCGCCGCTTTGCGATACGGGGTGCGATACGCCGCCGCCGCAGTTGATTTTGTTCCCGTTGGTTATTTGTTTAGCCAGATCGGGCAGTTTATTGGAGGTCCGGATAATGGTTTGTTTTATTGCCCGGGCGTTTGTGTTTTGATGTGCGCCCAGGATCAGCGCGGCTTCGCCCGCCACAAAGGCGGCCGACTGGGAGGTGCCGCTGCTTTTGTTATATCTGTCGCCGGGGGTGCTGCTGATGATGTTTTCGCCGGGTGCAGCCACATTTGCGTTTGTGACGCCGTAATTGGAATAACCGGATAACCGACCCCATTTGTTGATGGAAGCCACGGTGATGATGTTATCGTAGCCGTATGAGGCGGGATAAACGGGGCTGATGTCAATATCCGTGTGGCTGTTGCCCGCCGCGCACACAAAGAGCATGGCTGATTTTTCGATGGCTTCCGCCAGGGCGGGGTTGTCAAAGGCTGTCTCCCAACTGCAGTTGGCTATTTGAGCGCCGTTTCTTTCGGCATAGGCAATAGCTTCGATGATGTCGCTGGTGTAGGCGGTGCCGTTTTGAAATACTTTCAGCGGCATGATTTTGGCTTTGGGTGCGACTTCAGCTATAATGCCCGCGATGTGGCTGCCGTGCCACTCGTCGTATTCCCGGCCGGCTTGGTGTACCGCACTGTTATTGCCGCTGAAATTCCAGCCGTTAATGTCGTCAACGTAGCCGTTATTGTCGTCGTCAATGCCGTTGTCCTCTGTTTCAGCGTTGTTTTCCCAAATCTTATGGGCCAGATCCCGGTGGGTGATGTCTATGCCTGTATCCAATACAGCAATTACGGTTCCTTCTCCGCGGGATTTTTCCCAGGCGGCTTTTAAGTTGACATCGGCCAGGTCAACAGGTGTGCCGACGTCGTATAGGTTTTGCGGCGTTTCTTCTCTGGGCTGGTGAGTGTTAAGCCACTGCTCTACCATGGGGTCGTCAGAGGAAAGTCCTTGCAAATATTCCGGCAGTTGTCCTATTTGTTTGTCTGTACTTTCATTTAAAGGTTCCGCCATTGTTTTGGTGATATTTTGCCCTGCTTGCCGTGCAGTTGTTTCCGCAGCCAGCGATGCTGCGGTTAGTTGATAATCGGGCTGGATATATTCGATCTCGCCGTCTGTATTTTGGCTGTTTATTTTGGCTGTAAAGTCTTCTGATTTCATTTTCGTTCTTGTCGTTACAACACTAAAATTTTTAAAACGATGGTATTTAAAATTTCTTATCTGTTTTAAATCCCCGCTTATGGAATTAGCAAGGGTGCTTTTGCTTTGATAATTTTTAAATTTAATGATAAAACGATCGGTTTTAGCATCACATAAATTATCAAGCAATATTGGCGCGTAAATCTCTTCGACAACACTTTGATTTTGCGGATCTCCGGGCTCTGAATTGCCGTTTTGCATGCCCGGACCGGAATAGACGTCTTCCACCGTGCTTGCAGCTTTGGCTGCGGTTGATGCTGCTCCACCATAAGGCTTGGCATTGACCGATAACGGCGATTGCATTGTTGCAAGAGCCAGAGACAACGCCAAAAACATTGCTATAAATGCTTTCAATCGGCCTTTTTTCAATTTTATACCCCCTTATATAAGATTTTTTATATTTAATAAGCCCTGCATTGCGAAATGAATCGTAATGCAGGGCTTTTATTGTTCCCAGCATATACTATCCTTTCCTCAACGGGAGGCAGCCGTTTCCAGCTTGCACACTACCGGTCAGGTTACTATAGCTCGGCCACAGGTAAAATAAACTTTAGATATTGTTATATGTTAGAACAACCTAAACATTTAAGCTCGAAGAATCCATATTTTTAGTATACCGTACCACTATAGGAAAAATATGTCGATATTTGCGCATTTTAACATATTTTTTTAAAAACACAGAAAAATTTATCAGCTATACGATCAGGGCAACGTAAGGGGAAGACCGGTAGTTTGCAGTCGGCGAACATAACTTTTTCAAAAGAACAGATTTAAAAAATCCCTTATCCAACAAAAGAGGAAAAGGGATTTTATGATTCGGTCTCAACCACTATTTTCGTTTGAGAACTTCATGAACGGCCAGGGTGATGTCGGCAGGAGTCAGGCCGCGCAGGCATTGACGGAACAGTGCTGCCATTGGGTGGCTTTCCGCCTTTCAACACCCGGCGACATATTCCTGCAGCGGTACTAATGGGAAGTCAGAGCCCTCCTTAATATCGCCCAACACTTCCAGGATGGCCCGAGCGGTATCCAGGGAGGTCAAACACGGTACAGCCAGTTCCACGGCAGCCCGCCTGATCACAAAACCGTCCCGCTCGGGAGCCTTGCCCTTGGTCAGAGTGTTGATCACCAGATGAATATCTCCCTGACGCAGCAGATCGGCAATGTGGGGGGAACCTTCCCGCACCTTATGCACCCTCGTCACCGCTACCTCACGTTCCTTCAGATAGCGGGCCGTGCCCGCAGTGGCAAATATATTGTAGCCCAGGCTGCTGAATCCTTTGATAATGGGCAACATTTCTTCTTTATCTTTATCGGCCACCGTCACCAGAATATTGCCCTGCCGCTGGAACACCACGCCCGAGGCCAATAACGCTTTATATAGAGCCACCGGGTAGCTTGTGTCCACCCCCAGCACTTCACCGGTAGACTTCATTTCGGGGCCCAGCGATATATCCACCTGCAGCAGCTTGGCAAAACTGAACACAGGCGCCTTGACCCCCACCAATTGGCTTTCCGGGTATAGACCGCCCCGATAGCCCATACTCTTTAGTTTTTGTCCCATAATAATCTTGGTTGCCAGGTTGATCATGGGAATGCCGGTTATCTTGCTCATGTACGGTACCGTACGGCTGGCCCGGGGGTTGACTTCCAGCACGTAAATCTGACCGTTATAAAGCACATACTGAATATTGATCATACCCCGCACATCCAGCTCCAAGGCCAGCCTGATGGTATAATCCACAATTTGCCGCCGCGCCGTCCGGTCCAAATGGTTGCCGGGATAAACGGCAATGCTGTCTCCCGAGTGCACCCCGGCCCGTTCCACATGTTTCATAATACCGGGGATAAGCACCGTTTCCCCATCGGCAATAGCGTCCACTTCAATTTCTTCCCCCAGGAAATATTTATCCACCAGCACCGGGTGCTCCGGCGTTACCTTAACCGCCGTTTGCATATAGTTTCTCAAGTCATCGATATTATAAACGATTTCCATAGCCCGCCCGCCCAGCACATAGGAAGGGCGTACCAGCACCGGAAAACCGATTTTACCGGCAATTTCCTCGGCGTCGGCTACCGAAAAGGCGGTTTCCCCCGGAGGTCTGGGGATATCCAGCCGACTGACCAGATCATCGAAGCGTTCGCGATCCTCAGCCCGGTCAATGCTATCCAGGGAAGTACCCAAAATATCAAAACCGGCTTTGTGCACATGCGCAGCCAGGTTGATAGGCGTCTGGCCGCCGAACTGCACGATTACACCCGCGGGCTTCTCCTTCTCCAGTATATTTATTACATCCTCGGGCAGCAGCGGCTCAAAGTAAAGCCGGTCGGCGGTATCAAAATCGGTGCTGACGGTTTCCGGGTTATTGTTGATGATTATGGCCTCGCAACCCATCTCTTTCAGCGCCCACACCGAATGTACGGAGCAATAGTCAAATTCTATGCCCTGACCAATGCGAATGGGACCACCGCCCAGCACCACTACTTTGCGATTGCCCGTGGGCTCGGCTTCATCCTCGGTATCATAACACGAATAATAGTAGGGCGTAACGGCCTCGAATTCCGCGGCGCAGGTATCCACCATTTTATAAACCGGCCTGATGCCATGCTCTTGGCGCAACGCCCGCACCTCATCTTCCGCAATGCCCGCGATCTGAGCCAGATAGGCATCGGCCATGCCCATTACCTTGGCTTCCCTGAGCAGTTCCGGTGTCAGAGCCGCCCGGCCCTCGCCGCGCAACCTGTTCTCCACATGCACCACATTATAGATTTTTTGTATAAAGAAACGGTCTACTTTACTCAGGTTATATATACGGTCAAAAAGCATCCCCCGGCGCAGTGCTTCAGCCAGTACAAACAACCGCTCGTCGTTGGGACGCACCAGCTTCCGCTCGATTTCCTCCTCTGAAAGATGAGCCAGCCCGGGGTAATTCCACCCCGACACGCCGATTTCCAGGGAACGAATTGCTTTTAGCAGCGCCCCCTCCAGGGTACGGTCAATGGACATTACCTCACCGGTAGCCTTCATTTGAGTGCCCAGAGACCGGTCGGCCAGGGCAAATTTATCAAAGGGCCAGCGTGGAAACTTGATTACCACATAATCTATCGCCGGTTCAAAACAGGCATAGGTTTTACCGGTCACCGTATTTTTAATCTCGTCCAGATTCAGGCCTATGGCAATTTTGCTGGCCACCTTGGCGATGGGGTAACCCGTAGCCTTGGAGGCCAGAGCCGATGACCGGGACACCCGGGGATTGACCTCGATAACATAATAAGTAAAACTGTTGGGATCCAGGGCATACTGAACGTTGCAGCCGCCCTCGACGCCCAAAGCGCGGATAATCTTAAGCGCGGCGCTGCGCAGCATCTGATATTCCCGATCGCTCAAGGTCTGGGCCGGTGCCACCACCACACTGTCGCCGGTATGCACGCCCATAGGATCAATGTTTTCCATACTGCAGATAGTGATGCAATTATCCGCGCCGTCCCGCATAACCTCAAATTCGATTTCTTTCCAGCCTACTAAACTGCGCTCAATAAGCGCCTGGTGGATAATGCTGGCCTTTAAACCTCTGGTGCAGGTAGCGGTCAGCTCATCCATATTGTAAACCATGCCGCCGCCGGTGCCGCCCAAAGTATAGGCCGGGCGCACCACCAACGGAAAGCCGATTTGTTTGGCAAAGGCTACGGCTTCTTCCACCGAACAGACAATGACGCTTTCCGGCACGGGCTCATTGATTCTCTGCATGGTGGACTTGAACTGCTCCCGATCCTCGGCCCGCTTAATAGCATCCAGCGGAGTACCCAGCAGCTGCACATTATATTTTTCCAGCGTTCCCAACTCAGCCAGCTGCAGAGCCATATTCAACCCCACCTGGCCGCCTAGGGAGGGTAAAAAACCGTCGGGCTTTTCTTTTTCAATAACCCGGGTAACAAATTCGGGAGTAATAGGCTCAATATATATTCGGTCGGCCATGTTGGCGTCGGTCATGATAGTGGCCGGATTACTGTTAATCAGTACCACTTCCAGCCCTTCCTCCCGCAGCGCCCGGCAAGCCTGAGTACCCGCATAATCAAATTCGGCGGCTTGGCCGATAATAATGGGGCCTGACCCCACCACCAATACTTTTTTAATCCCTTCCTTAATCGGCATTTTATTGTCCCTCCCCGCGCATCATATCCATAAATTGGTCGAATATATAATCGGATTCCTGCGGCCCCGGTGACGCTTCGGGGTGATACTGCACCGCAAACAAAGGCAAGTGCTTGTGCCTTATGCCTTCCACAGTATGATCATTTAAATTAATATGAGTAACATCAATATCCAATCCTGCAATAGATGCTTCATCTACGGAAAACCCATGATTTTGCGAGGTAATGTAAACTCTGCCGGTACGCAAATCTTTCACCGGATGGTTGGCGCCCCGGTGGCCAAACTTCATTTTATAGGTCTTGGCGCCAAGTGCCAATGCCATCACCTGGTTACCCAGGCAAATGCCGAAAATGGGATATTTGCCGGTGATCGCACGGGTGGTATCGATAGTAGCAGGTACGTCTACCGGGTCGCCGGGGCCATTGGAAATAAGCACCCCGTCGGGCGCAAGCTGTCCGATTTGCTCCGGAGTAATGTCGGGCGGCGCCACAATTACCGTGCAATCTCTCTCCTTAAGCTTGCGAATAATGTTCTGTTTGGAGCCCAGATCAACGAGTACCACCCGAAAGCCACGTCCTTCAATGGTGTATGATTCTTTAACAGCAACATCGGCCACCAATTTTTGACCACTCAAATGCGGACAGGCCCTGGCTTTTTCAACTAACCGGGCCGGGTCCGCCGCACCGGTGGCAATGTAGCCCCGCATGGTTCCAAAACTGCGCAGGTGTCGGGTAAGCGCTCTGGTATCCACACCGCTGATGCCAGGCACTCCCTCCCGGGCCAGGAAATCACCGATACGGTAGCCGGCACGCCAGTTACTGGGATGGTCACAGGCTTCTTTGACTACAAAGCCGCGAATAAATGATTTCTTAGCTTCGAAGTCTTCCCGGTTAATACCGTAATTACCGATGAGCGGATAGGTCATGACGATTATCTGACCGTAATAGGAGGGATCGGTCAATATTTCCTGGTAACCGGTCATACCGGTGTTAAACACAACCTCACCCCATTGCTCCCCGGTGGCGCCAAATGACCGGCCCGTTAAAAGAGTCCCGTCTTCAAGAGCTAAATAAGCTTTCAAAATGCATACACCTCCGCAGTTTATTCCAATCATTTTCTCTCAGCATATTTCTTCCGTTCCGCCGGATAACATTTAGATATTTATATATTAACCGCCTAATAGCGCGGAAAAAATCAGCTAAGCTGTATACGTACAAAGGCCGGACCGGATGGTGATTACCGGCA
This genomic interval from Desulfoscipio sp. XC116 contains the following:
- a CDS encoding RHS repeat-associated core domain-containing protein; amino-acid sequence: MTNQLILKYIRTILLSMLIFMVPIKAAYADVNIEQLQGVINGLITPQQVNEVKKQAMADRNETKEIIDPMTGSLTIKETDISLPGKDGLDLSIARIYNSSQAEIGTKRVSVTSTTGYGVDYDYYFYVDILTYNLTSGKWWTKTSGPYSNNFAAIAEGERWLNDTSDPYNIYYSYTLYYDLIQTYCTYYTVTTSNYPDKYNYLRSRYDLGAGWSLAFPSVEIEDNNGIKELFFHDGTGAVYRAHITLDTTDSNLENYQGKDVEFIEDDNNSYSNGQVSSKYIFIGSDRRETYFASDGRLIGVKDRFGNEIRFTHINRAINGDNYPFIAQIIDSIGRTINFTYENTIENSTSEKIFVTVQDPFNSKSLSIQYNKAGIDIIHDGNLAWRDVRLSGYTDPEGFQTSYAYDFLETKFLYNSKNLSGATASTHVAWLSNIWYPHLKSTYVNQELVLRNLGPDGAYQGYRVGSRYDQEYCYDPTTQTLYVPENSYINRINYQYVNDYTGYPDYDMDEELPESYRFSSEATVADTGLKSKTVFNGKKQQINTEITANNGEKKIISHQSFDANFKFKPTRTEIAEYSSGGTANKLYIDQIYNEWGGLSSETKPLTLEQLNNTSVKALYTTTYQYHPTYKALTERKWYQNNSTRLMEQYAYDSLGRIETATNPKGETTNYAYANTAGGEQVTITKGLENGKTARTIKIYGPETNYAYPTIIKEYYTGANGSSKETKTTKTYALLLGLLETETDNDGNTTTYTYDNLARITSVKLPNYTTVDGDEFEVEQNFEYYNGTTNSFDAFNQNLYTTAVFSYTYYKDPATGEEYYYDARHSFYDGFGNLRLQTLWVSEVWVPQSQYHFDSLARPNYFVDAEGNSSTYAYNPWGEHYITVDPFGNTYRTDYDLIARKYTDYFIANGAGSKQNVIETNLDQWGEVTAQRAFETWPNTTGAISESYTYDIAGNVRTYTNPNGDTTTYTYDQLDRLYQITDPLNQTTEYAYTVLDELKSVKQTDGTKTWTTAREYDELARLTKKITPTSLAEQYVPNGLGLLEQRKDPNQNTFRYTYDAQKREITKSGPALSFAYTYYNPLGVSWIEQFNNVGLIRLQGFGYNAKGQISYSILYNEIYAHETAYVYDKAGKQIGVQDPFSHVTQYGYDKNRPVRVQTNGSAAINTSDEANARYAYYPNGTLRSVTYPKLQDGTYLKTSYYYNGLNRLTKITNSKGAQVLSEYQYAYDSNGNITAITDAAGTTSYIYDKLDRLKEIRRPDGQTIKYTYDVRGNRATAQNSAVTVNPEDTDYTFNEWNQLTMVLAGTNSSAAFQYGPTGLRTKKVTMSETIRYHYNNAGQVVAESDASNNLTANYVWGPDRLLMKKAADGNKYYYLYNGHGDVIQIADTAGNIVNNYSYDEWGNILSQVENISNSFKYAGEIYDPETGFYYLRARYYDPVTGRFINKDPYEGDISNPLTLNLYTYAYNNPMQYIDPSGNLGFRQLDNLGKGVLASGWQGIKDIIKSPVAIYEIGSAIRSGRLSLTDLGKAIGASATEPVSYLTKHFKHVWFGKPTDEAVFEYGKYLGNLLEMAYNSGGKALSMISKASPTLKRAIKGAGKTGKGFNTFNDVKKFLGSPGEGRQWHHIVEQSQINKSGFSPTQIHNTNNLIAVDKATHAKISGYYSSKPEFAHGKTVRDWLAGKSYEEQYKFGLDVLNRFGVK
- a CDS encoding S8 family serine peptidase; the protein is MKKGRLKAFIAMFLALSLALATMQSPLSVNAKPYGGAASTAAKAASTVEDVYSGPGMQNGNSEPGDPQNQSVVEEIYAPILLDNLCDAKTDRFIIKFKNYQSKSTLANSISGDLKQIRNFKYHRFKNFSVVTTRTKMKSEDFTAKINSQNTDGEIEYIQPDYQLTAASLAAETTARQAGQNITKTMAEPLNESTDKQIGQLPEYLQGLSSDDPMVEQWLNTHQPREETPQNLYDVGTPVDLADVNLKAAWEKSRGEGTVIAVLDTGIDITHRDLAHKIWENNAETEDNGIDDDNNGYVDDINGWNFSGNNSAVHQAGREYDEWHGSHIAGIIAEVAPKAKIMPLKVFQNGTAYTSDIIEAIAYAERNGAQIANCSWETAFDNPALAEAIEKSAMLFVCAAGNSHTDIDISPVYPASYGYDNIITVASINKWGRLSGYSNYGVTNANVAAPGENIISSTPGDRYNKSSGTSQSAAFVAGEAALILGAHQNTNARAIKQTIIRTSNKLPDLAKQITNGNKINCGGGVSHPVSQSGELISKNARSLSVSESVYASHNDLSVAESVYDTNITSLTNETMRDDGGYSLYSGEIWAARSGMPTARHSLAAVEANQKIYAIGGSDSGGICNRVEAYDPAADTWTTKANMPIPIEALATAAVNGKIYAIGGAADGSVYSNVQQYNPATNTWSLKTNMPTPRAYLAAAAVNGKIYVMGGVGFDGSFLNTVEEYDPATDTWTAKANMPATKSHLTAAAVNGKIYVIGGSGSSGRLNTVEEYNPATDTWTIKASMYNPRTALATAVVSGKIYAIGGYGGGRLNTVEEYDPAANTWTAKASMLIPRGDLAATSVNGKIYAIGGSGVSGHLNIVQEFGLELSDLHQYQYDDNNCLDYIITPVGQTIDYQYDNNGNLIRRMLIQ